ATAAGAATAGTCCCTTTGGTTTGCTTGTGGTAGGGAGTGAAGGTTCATATATGACTGTTATAATGGATAAGAAACTTGAGGATTCAATGTTCACAAAACTTTTCCTCTTAGGTGGTTTTAACCAGACATCCTTCAAGTTACTCCACCAAGAACCTGGAGTTCTTGTATGGACGAGAGCTTAATATCTTTTCGCCATTTTAGCCCGTAGGATGTCAGTGGCGCTTACCACACCAATGATCTTATCATCCTCTTCTACTAGGAGCCTCCAGACCACATTTGTAACCATCTTAGTTGCCGCTTCCCTGATACTCGCCTCTGGAGATATTGTAACAAGGTCTCTCTCCATAACCTCCCATACTTTCACTTCGCTTAGGTCGTCGCCCTCGGCAATGGCCTCAAGAACATCCCATGTTGTTACTATCCCAACCTTCACGTTATCCCTTGTCACTACAGCGCTACCATGTCCTTTCTCCACAAAATTCCTTAAAACATCCTCAAGGTTACTGTTAATATCAAGTGTTTCCACATCTTTAACCATAACATCCTTCACTTTCATAAAGACACCTAATATTGTCACTATGGATGGACTTTATATAAAAAATTTAGTATCTAATCCTTTTGTGATGCCCATGGACATAGAAGAAAAAATAAAAGAAATCGAGGATGAGATCAGGAGAACACCATACAATAAGGCCACAGCGCATCATATAGGTAAACTCAAGGCTAAATTGTCCAAGTTGAGGGAAGAGGCTGTTTCAAGGACTGCGAGGAAGGGTAAGGGTTTCCATGTTAAAAAGTCGGGTGATGCTACTATAGTCCTTGTAGGTTTCCCTTCAGTGGGTAAATCCACCTTACTTAATATTATAACGAATGCCCAGGCAAAGGTTGGAGAATACCAATTCACAACATTAGATGTTATACCGGCTATCATGGAACATAAAGGTGCTAGGATCCAAGTATTGGATATACCAGGGATAATACCAGGAGCTTCAAAGGGTAAAGGTAGGGGGAGGGAAGTATTATCAGTTGCAAGGAACGCGGACCTCATAGTAATGATAATAGACATCCTAGACCCCAACCAGAGGAATATTATAATAGAAGAACTGAGAAACGTTGGTATAAGACCTGATGAAAAACCCCCAGACATAAAAGTGAAAAGGAAAAAAAGGGGTGGAATCCAAGTTTCAGCCACAATACAGGCAACTCATCTTAACGAGCAAATAATAAGATCCATACTCAACGAATATGGGATACACAATGCCGAGGTTATCTTAAGGGATGATGCCACCATAGACCAGTTCATAGACGTCATAGAAGGTAACAGAGTATACATACCCACCTTAACAATTTTCAATAAAATGGACCTTGTAGACGAGGAATATGTGAAGAAGATCCAAGAGGAGGTGCCAGGATCCATTTTTATATCAGCCAAGGAGAAGATTAATATCGATGAAGTCAAAGAAAAGATATTTGAAAAACTCAACCTTATAAGGGTTTACTTGAAACCCCAGCATGGTGAACCAGATTATGACGAGCCACTCATAATCAGAAAAAGATCAACAGTGAAGGATGTATGTGGAAAACTCCACAAGGATTTCATAAAAAAATTCCGCTATGCAAGGGTATGGGGCAAATCTGTGAAATTCCAAGGACAAAAAGTTGGAATAGACCATATACTGGAAGATGGGGATCTGATAACCATAATAACAAGAAGATAAGGGTGTGAAAATTGAAACTAGATGATATAAAAATCTCAAAGGCGATAATAGAAGAATACATGGATGAATTAATGGACTACCTCGACGTTGACGTGGCTATTGGTGGTGGAGGACCATCAGGGCTCACAGCAGGCTATTACTTATCCAAGGCCGGATTTAAAGTGAGCCTATTTGAAAGGAAACTCTCAATTGGAGGCGGAATGTGGGGTGGTGGCATGATGTTCAATAAGATAGTGGTCCAAGAGGCTGGGAGAGAAATCCTCGAAGGAGAATTCGGAGTGAACTGCAAAGAACACGAAAAAGGCTATTATGTCGCCGATTCCATAGAAGCCGCCTCCACTTTATGTTCAAAAGCTTGCAAGGCCGGTCTTAAAATCTTT
This DNA window, taken from Methanothermobacter tenebrarum, encodes the following:
- a CDS encoding CBS domain-containing protein, with amino-acid sequence MKVKDVMVKDVETLDINSNLEDVLRNFVEKGHGSAVVTRDNVKVGIVTTWDVLEAIAEGDDLSEVKVWEVMERDLVTISPEASIREAATKMVTNVVWRLLVEEDDKIIGVVSATDILRAKMAKRY
- a CDS encoding GTP-binding protein, which translates into the protein MDIEEKIKEIEDEIRRTPYNKATAHHIGKLKAKLSKLREEAVSRTARKGKGFHVKKSGDATIVLVGFPSVGKSTLLNIITNAQAKVGEYQFTTLDVIPAIMEHKGARIQVLDIPGIIPGASKGKGRGREVLSVARNADLIVMIIDILDPNQRNIIIEELRNVGIRPDEKPPDIKVKRKKRGGIQVSATIQATHLNEQIIRSILNEYGIHNAEVILRDDATIDQFIDVIEGNRVYIPTLTIFNKMDLVDEEYVKKIQEEVPGSIFISAKEKINIDEVKEKIFEKLNLIRVYLKPQHGEPDYDEPLIIRKRSTVKDVCGKLHKDFIKKFRYARVWGKSVKFQGQKVGIDHILEDGDLITIITRR